From one Elusimicrobiota bacterium genomic stretch:
- a CDS encoding IS3 family transposase, whose amino-acid sequence MCRALEVSRGGFYRWLGKFKSRREIENEELLIEIREEFKKYRETYGSPSIADSINDKPDRKVNKKRIARLMRINGIRAKTARKFKVTTHSDHKYPISPNLLNRDFTTTGLNMIWISDITYVRTKEGWLCIKRVVWKN is encoded by the coding sequence ATGTGCCGGGCTTTAGAAGTTTCGCGGGGCGGATTTTACCGGTGGCTTGGGAAATTTAAAAGCCGCCGTGAAATAGAAAACGAAGAATTGCTCATTGAAATACGGGAAGAATTTAAAAAATATCGTGAAACCTACGGAAGCCCGAGTATTGCGGACTCTATCAACGATAAACCGGACCGGAAGGTCAACAAGAAACGCATAGCCCGGCTCATGAGAATAAACGGTATTCGCGCTAAGACAGCCAGGAAATTCAAAGTGACGACACATTCAGACCACAAATATCCGATATCCCCGAACCTGTTGAACCGTGATTTTACGACTACGGGTTTGAATATGATATGGATATCTGACATTACATACGTGAGGACGAAAGAAGGCTGGTTATGCATCAAAAGGGTTGTATGGAAAAACTAA
- a CDS encoding transposase has protein sequence MNGNLLYTWKRKYESDPGNAFPGKGHMKPLEEENRRLRRELERAQRERDILKKAVGIFSKDPKRYSDL, from the coding sequence GTGAATGGCAATCTCTTATACACATGGAAGAGGAAATACGAATCGGACCCGGGAAATGCATTTCCCGGGAAAGGGCATATGAAGCCGCTGGAAGAGGAGAATCGGCGGCTGAGACGGGAACTGGAGCGCGCCCAGCGGGAGCGTGACATCTTAAAAAAAGCCGTAGGCATATTCTCAAAAGACCCCAAGAGATATTCGGATTTATAG